In Verrucomicrobiota bacterium, a single window of DNA contains:
- the smc gene encoding chromosome segregation protein SMC has protein sequence MRLKSLDIHGFKSFADKTHFTFSEGVTGIVGPNGCGKSNVVDAIRWVLGETSAKALRGGEMADVIFSGTDKRQALGLAEVTLTLTDCEEALGVDYQEIALGRRVFRDGKSDYLINGKPCRLRDIHELFMDTGIGRSAYSIMAQGQIDQILSSKPEERRVVFEEAAGITKFKKQKKEALRKLEYTEANLLRVADIISEVERQMRSLQRQAAKAKRFQALHANVRVLETHHAHRQYRELKAQEGELATSIASRRQQQEGLEADSETVESEVESAREQLHQQESALAANQEARMTRRNEIEQARQRRGFCEERIEGLESQIEQNRSEISATEEKRAQQQLDLQTTEEALRDLEARIESAAVALQEQELATSEACSARQAAESGLKELRQQANEAEGRIYSLTAQIDQKNQQSESDKQRMGQIREEAEAMREALTEKTREEKQLEEELFQAKESLSVTTSQLEQAESNRRSHQSQLQAARGQENELRKNLTQVASRLEILKKAMAAGEGLERGTQSVLKGLDDPSLYQTRVLGLLGESLETEEKYIPAFEAALGDLLQTVLVRETDDATAMVDLLTRQQGGVASLLPADLLEGPNDSQMEARPEGALAWALDVVSLRGEAAPVLRAALQNFLLTETLAKAITLHQAWPACTIATLSGELVLPSGVIRGGRGKEEAGSLLQRQQEIRSLESEVATLREDHEKAEGEIAQLESALALSQQAVEDLREQLQQAKLSQSSLEARASLLCREREQLESRLENQDWEIQELETRCQETSELLGDLQSELADKQQIVESARQQLREREQAATLAADREKELGEKLQEKRTHLAVEGRTLESLQERYKPMSERLAELQQLRERRDSEIAHFQEKIDYSQAEIGTLVVAVEKAQGLLTELDANALSLKAEAEKTAEEIKAREGDLRSYRAQIAKLTDQRNREEVQTTQLGLKLENLSHTIQERYQVELETFELDYYLLAQAIQESQKRGGKAATTESEGEPPEIENQQSKIENPPTEVAEPDWELVATLTAELRSKLESMGPVNLDAITEFEELEDRYEFLKTQRDDLDNSKNELLEVIERINQETQVRFADTFAQIRENFREMFKELFGKGAKADLMLIDESDVLESGIEVIAKPPGKKLQSISLLSGGERSMTAVALLFSIYQVKPSPFCVLDELDAPLDESNIQRFVRMLDRFIDQSQFVIITHSKRTMHRCDVMYGVTMEEFGVSKPVGMRLTQEKQPPEKKNEAAQAAGPTGRG, from the coding sequence ATGCGTCTCAAATCTCTCGACATCCACGGCTTCAAATCCTTCGCGGACAAGACTCATTTCACCTTCAGTGAAGGGGTCACCGGCATTGTGGGCCCGAATGGTTGTGGGAAGTCGAATGTGGTCGATGCCATTCGCTGGGTTCTGGGCGAGACCTCCGCGAAAGCCCTGCGAGGGGGGGAAATGGCGGACGTCATCTTTAGCGGCACGGACAAGCGGCAAGCGCTCGGTCTGGCTGAGGTCACGCTTACCTTGACCGACTGCGAAGAGGCGCTCGGCGTCGATTACCAGGAAATCGCGTTGGGCCGCCGGGTCTTTCGCGATGGCAAGTCGGACTACCTCATCAACGGCAAGCCCTGTCGCCTGCGCGACATTCACGAGCTCTTCATGGACACCGGCATCGGTCGCTCGGCTTACTCCATCATGGCCCAGGGGCAGATCGACCAAATCCTCTCCTCGAAGCCGGAAGAGCGGCGGGTCGTCTTCGAAGAGGCGGCCGGCATCACCAAGTTCAAAAAGCAGAAAAAGGAAGCGCTCCGAAAGCTCGAATACACCGAGGCCAATCTTCTGCGGGTCGCCGACATCATCTCTGAGGTCGAACGCCAAATGCGCTCCCTCCAGCGGCAGGCCGCCAAGGCCAAGCGTTTCCAGGCCCTTCATGCCAACGTGCGGGTCTTGGAAACTCACCATGCCCATCGCCAATACCGGGAGCTGAAGGCGCAGGAGGGAGAACTTGCCACCTCCATCGCCTCTCGTCGGCAGCAGCAGGAGGGCCTCGAAGCCGACTCCGAAACCGTCGAGAGCGAAGTCGAAAGTGCTCGGGAGCAACTGCACCAACAAGAAAGCGCCCTCGCCGCCAACCAAGAGGCCCGGATGACTCGGCGCAATGAAATCGAACAAGCCCGGCAGCGTCGGGGCTTTTGTGAGGAGCGGATCGAGGGACTGGAGAGCCAGATTGAGCAGAATCGCTCCGAGATCAGTGCGACCGAAGAAAAACGCGCCCAGCAGCAACTCGATCTCCAGACCACCGAAGAGGCCCTGCGTGATCTCGAAGCCCGGATTGAGTCCGCTGCGGTGGCTCTCCAAGAGCAAGAACTGGCTACTTCCGAGGCCTGCAGCGCCCGCCAAGCGGCCGAATCCGGGCTGAAAGAACTTCGCCAGCAAGCCAATGAAGCGGAGGGGCGCATCTACTCGCTGACCGCGCAAATCGACCAGAAAAACCAGCAGAGCGAATCCGACAAACAGCGCATGGGCCAAATCCGTGAGGAAGCCGAAGCCATGCGGGAAGCGCTCACCGAAAAAACTCGGGAAGAAAAGCAGCTCGAAGAAGAGCTCTTTCAAGCGAAGGAAAGCCTCAGCGTCACCACCAGCCAACTGGAGCAAGCGGAAAGCAACCGCCGCAGCCACCAAAGCCAGTTGCAAGCGGCCCGGGGACAGGAAAACGAACTGCGTAAAAACCTTACCCAAGTCGCTTCTCGGCTGGAGATTCTAAAAAAAGCCATGGCTGCCGGAGAGGGCTTGGAGCGCGGCACCCAGAGCGTGCTCAAAGGACTAGATGATCCTAGTCTCTACCAGACCCGCGTCCTCGGACTCCTCGGGGAATCTCTCGAGACCGAGGAAAAATACATCCCCGCTTTCGAGGCCGCGTTGGGCGATCTCCTCCAGACGGTGCTGGTGCGAGAGACCGATGATGCCACGGCCATGGTGGATCTCTTGACGCGCCAGCAAGGGGGCGTGGCCTCCCTCTTGCCAGCCGACCTCCTCGAAGGACCGAACGACTCGCAGATGGAAGCCCGACCGGAGGGGGCGCTGGCCTGGGCTCTCGATGTCGTCTCGCTCCGCGGAGAGGCCGCCCCCGTCCTCCGCGCCGCCCTCCAAAATTTCCTCCTCACTGAAACCCTCGCCAAAGCCATCACGCTTCACCAAGCCTGGCCGGCCTGCACCATCGCTACTTTGAGCGGCGAGCTGGTCCTCCCGAGCGGCGTGATCCGGGGCGGTCGCGGCAAGGAAGAGGCGGGGTCGCTCCTCCAGCGCCAGCAGGAAATCCGCAGCCTGGAAAGCGAAGTCGCCACGCTTCGCGAAGACCATGAAAAAGCCGAAGGCGAGATCGCCCAACTGGAAAGCGCCCTCGCCTTGAGCCAGCAAGCCGTCGAAGACCTCCGGGAGCAGTTGCAACAAGCCAAGCTCAGCCAAAGCTCCCTGGAAGCGCGCGCTTCCCTCCTTTGCCGGGAGCGGGAGCAGCTGGAAAGTCGCTTGGAAAATCAGGACTGGGAAATCCAGGAGTTGGAAACACGCTGCCAGGAAACCAGCGAGCTCCTGGGCGACCTCCAAAGTGAACTCGCCGACAAGCAACAGATCGTCGAAAGCGCGCGCCAGCAGCTCAGGGAGCGCGAGCAAGCCGCCACCCTCGCCGCCGACCGGGAAAAGGAATTAGGCGAAAAGCTCCAGGAAAAGAGAACCCACCTCGCCGTGGAAGGTCGCACTCTGGAAAGCCTCCAGGAGCGATACAAACCCATGTCGGAGCGACTCGCCGAGCTGCAGCAACTCCGCGAGCGCCGCGACTCAGAAATCGCGCATTTTCAAGAGAAGATCGACTACTCGCAGGCCGAGATCGGCACCTTGGTGGTGGCCGTTGAAAAGGCCCAGGGCCTCCTGACAGAACTCGATGCCAACGCCCTCAGCCTGAAAGCTGAAGCTGAAAAGACGGCCGAGGAAATCAAAGCGCGCGAGGGCGATCTCCGCTCCTACCGCGCTCAAATCGCCAAGCTCACTGACCAGCGAAATCGCGAAGAGGTGCAGACCACCCAGCTCGGCCTCAAGCTCGAAAACCTCAGCCACACCATCCAAGAGCGCTACCAAGTCGAGCTCGAAACCTTCGAGCTCGACTACTACCTCCTCGCCCAAGCCATCCAAGAAAGCCAAAAACGAGGAGGCAAAGCCGCCACCACCGAAAGCGAAGGCGAGCCTCCTGAAATCGAAAATCAGCAATCGAAAATCGAGAATCCCCCTACCGAAGTGGCTGAGCCCGACTGGGAACTCGTCGCCACGCTCACCGCGGAGCTCCGCTCCAAACTGGAATCTATGGGGCCTGTCAACCTCGACGCTATCACCGAATTCGAAGAACTGGAAGACCGCTACGAATTCCTCAAAACCCAGCGAGACGATCTTGATAACTCCAAGAACGAACTCCTCGAAGTTATCGAGCGCATCAACCAAGAGACCCAAGTCCGCTTCGCCGACACCTTCGCCCAAATTCGCGAAAACTTCCGCGAAATGTTCAAGGAACTCTTTGGCAAAGGCGCCAAGGCCGACCTCATGCTGATTGACGAAAGCGACGTCCTCGAGAGCGGGATCGAAGTCATCGCCAAGCCTCCTGGAAAGAAGCTCCAAAGCATCAGTCTCCTCTCGGGCGGCGAGCGCAGCATGACCGCGGTCGCGTTGCTCTTCAGCATCTACCAGGTCAAGCCCAGCCCCTTCTGTGTCTTAGACGAATTGGACGCTCCGCTCGACGAAAGCAACATCCAGCGTTTTGTGCGAATGCTGGACCGCTTCATCGACCAAAGCCAATTCGTCATCATCACCCACAGCAAACGCACCATGCACCGCTGCGACGTCATGTATGGTGTCACCATGGAAGAATTCGGCGTCAGCAAGCCCGTCGGCATGCGCCTCACCCAAGAGAAGCAGCCTCCTGAAAAGAAAAACGAAGCAGCCCAAGCAGCCGGGCCAACTGGTCGCGGTTGA